In a genomic window of Bacteroidota bacterium:
- a CDS encoding AMP-binding protein, with translation MNVYSLLEQAAQKWPTNFAIHEDSGSITFSELLEQTEVLRNKLANLKIEKGIGIGIMVQNSSMFIRCLFAGIGCNAVVMPISHQLKKAELDQLIKEAGLHVIIDDYSGIAPDTVLQEIISTVSGNLRVGFTSISQEQSIAPHIADAAFIRFTSGTTGKSKGVIISHKAVWERVEAANAALQLGPSDAVIWVLPMAFHFLVSIVLYIRYGAAIIICKDFLANTILDAGERYKGTLLYASPMHIRLLASDKTERKFTCLKHVISTSTAISSSFCEAFKKRYSIDVSQAYGIIEIGLPIINLQKSTLHPDAVGHALPAYSVEILSTNFEVLPANTLGKLAIKGPGMFDGYLSPPQLKADIVKNGWFLTGDLAIKNEEGLITVKGREKSMINVSGNKVFPEEVEQVLNLHPAIADCKVFGIEHALLGETVKAMVVLHQPESIGVDELADFCRSRLSTYKVPQFIEFTTQLEMTGSGKIKRSS, from the coding sequence ATGAACGTTTATTCTTTGCTCGAACAAGCAGCTCAAAAATGGCCAACAAATTTCGCCATACATGAAGATTCAGGTTCTATTACTTTTTCCGAATTATTGGAACAAACAGAAGTTTTACGAAATAAATTAGCAAACCTAAAAATAGAAAAGGGAATCGGAATTGGCATAATGGTGCAAAACAGCAGTATGTTTATTCGCTGCTTATTTGCTGGTATTGGATGCAATGCAGTGGTGATGCCTATTTCTCATCAATTAAAAAAAGCTGAACTCGATCAACTTATAAAAGAAGCAGGCTTGCATGTAATTATTGATGATTATAGCGGAATAGCGCCCGATACTGTTTTGCAAGAAATTATTTCAACTGTAAGTGGAAACTTGCGTGTAGGTTTCACAAGTATATCTCAAGAGCAAAGTATTGCTCCTCATATTGCTGATGCTGCCTTTATTCGTTTTACATCCGGAACAACCGGTAAATCAAAAGGAGTTATCATTTCTCATAAAGCCGTTTGGGAACGTGTTGAAGCTGCAAACGCTGCGTTGCAATTAGGTCCTAGTGATGCTGTAATTTGGGTATTACCAATGGCTTTCCATTTTTTAGTTTCCATTGTACTATATATCAGGTATGGAGCTGCCATCATCATTTGTAAAGACTTTTTAGCAAACACTATTCTAGATGCAGGAGAACGTTATAAGGGAACATTGTTATATGCTTCGCCCATGCACATTCGTTTACTTGCTAGCGATAAAACCGAGCGTAAATTTACTTGCCTAAAACACGTAATATCAACTTCTACAGCTATAAGCAGTAGCTTTTGTGAAGCGTTTAAAAAACGTTATTCTATTGATGTGAGTCAAGCTTACGGAATTATTGAAATTGGATTACCTATAATCAATCTTCAAAAATCTACCCTCCATCCGGATGCGGTTGGACATGCCTTACCAGCCTACAGTGTTGAAATCTTATCGACTAATTTCGAAGTTTTACCGGCCAATACTCTTGGTAAATTAGCTATTAAAGGTCCTGGTATGTTTGACGGATACCTAAGCCCTCCGCAACTTAAAGCCGATATTGTAAAAAATGGTTGGTTTTTAACAGGTGACTTAGCCATTAAAAATGAAGAAGGATTAATTACTGTAAAAGGTCGTGAGAAATCAATGATTAATGTATCGGGAAATAAAGTATTTCCTGAAGAAGTTGAACAGGTACTTAATCTGCATCCCGCCATTGCTGATTGCAAGGTATTTGGAATTGAACATGCTTTATTAGGAGAAACCGTAAAAGCAATGGTAGTTTTACACCAACCTGAATCTATTGGAGTTGATGAATTAGCTGACTTTTGCAGAAGTCGCTTATCAACCTATAAAGTACCTCAGTTTATAGAATTTACAACACAGCTCGAAATGACAGGCAGTGGTAAAATAAAGCGAAGTTCTTAA
- a CDS encoding DUF11 domain-containing protein, giving the protein MKSRLILLFIFVALISKTPLRAQNFWVPDAAFRTILKANYPTCFTAQDSLITNCPNLILDSILYITSNSSLQNLDGLQYMTGLTSLDIWLCQNLSSIPSFPPLLNSIVLYGNSLTTIPALPPTLTELVCSQSNLSALPQLPQTVNWLVVSETALTQLPALPNTLVKLDCSYNQLTTLPAMPDSLRFLYCQNNYGIDSITYFNSVLQILTCGNFNIQISNLPNSLEELSIIHSNLNSLPNLPPNLTRLECSFNNLNQLPNLPAGLKVLNASYNNISSLPILPDSLKVLLIDNLKLSNLPSLPSKIESMLCSNNNLGILPNLPAKLRYFECYNNPLSCLPNLPDSIFYMDFHNTFISCIPNQPLNLSPFNCVPLNPIVCATTNASCGSYPLVCVNFNDADSNGQKDTTDNPISLMMHFQSSSFQPTQPQEYLTLYADTGLTQVSITVPNYYTASTPSTQSGQVSASPDTLFFGVTPIPGIKDLSIDIIPLTAMRPGFITGYWINYKNEGTDTINNVLVNFIKSPVVTHLSQNPLPTYVLGDTLRWLIPTLVPNQTGFIRVTERVGLGAVLGNIELTQASITPIVADTTPYSNYAVIREEVVGSYDPNDKTVTNDSVLVNTNDYLYYTIRFQNTGTDTAFNIMVTDTLSQMLNGASLVTVSSSHTCNTTIKNNVVSWYFPTILLPDSTINEPASHGFIRFKILKTSGIQAGIQIPNSASIYFDYNSPVITNTAVVSILPLSIPEISNNQFQLFPNPAHSFVHIKSLTNTSLGVVKLMDIDGKLIEERIIESDMVDWNVKYLPVGAYIFVGKNWSQKIVKQ; this is encoded by the coding sequence ATGAAAAGCCGCCTAATACTTCTATTCATTTTTGTTGCACTTATAAGTAAAACTCCCCTTCGTGCACAAAATTTTTGGGTACCCGACGCAGCTTTCAGAACTATTTTAAAAGCAAATTACCCTACCTGTTTTACTGCACAAGACTCTTTAATTACGAATTGTCCGAACCTAATACTGGATAGTATTTTATACATTACTTCAAATTCCTCTTTGCAAAATTTGGATGGATTACAATACATGACAGGTTTAACTTCTTTAGATATTTGGCTATGTCAAAATTTATCAAGCATTCCTTCATTTCCGCCATTGCTTAATTCGATTGTATTATATGGAAATTCTTTGACAACAATACCTGCTTTACCTCCAACTCTTACTGAATTGGTTTGTTCACAAAGTAATTTAAGTGCCTTACCTCAATTACCACAAACGGTGAACTGGCTTGTTGTAAGTGAAACAGCTTTAACACAATTACCTGCATTACCCAACACTTTGGTTAAATTGGATTGTTCGTACAATCAACTTACTACTTTACCTGCCATGCCTGATTCATTAAGGTTTTTGTATTGTCAAAACAATTATGGAATCGATTCCATTACATACTTTAACTCGGTATTGCAAATACTTACTTGTGGAAATTTTAATATACAAATAAGTAATTTGCCTAATTCATTAGAAGAGCTATCTATAATACATAGCAACTTGAATAGTCTACCTAATTTACCTCCCAATCTTACCAGACTTGAATGTAGTTTTAATAATCTAAACCAATTACCAAACTTGCCGGCAGGATTAAAAGTACTCAATGCATCCTACAACAATATAAGCAGTTTACCAATTTTACCGGATTCATTAAAAGTACTATTAATTGATAATTTAAAGCTCAGTAATTTACCTTCGCTACCATCAAAAATAGAAAGCATGTTATGTAGTAATAACAACTTGGGTATTTTACCAAACTTACCGGCAAAGTTGCGCTACTTCGAATGTTATAATAATCCTTTGAGTTGCTTGCCCAATTTACCCGATTCTATATTTTACATGGATTTTCACAATACATTTATTTCATGTATTCCGAATCAACCTTTAAACTTATCGCCATTTAACTGTGTTCCTCTCAACCCAATAGTTTGTGCAACTACAAATGCTTCATGTGGAAGCTACCCACTAGTGTGTGTAAATTTTAACGATGCTGATTCTAATGGTCAAAAGGATACAACTGATAATCCAATTAGCTTAATGATGCATTTTCAATCTTCGAGTTTTCAACCTACGCAACCTCAAGAATATTTAACTCTGTATGCTGATACTGGTTTGACACAAGTTTCAATAACAGTACCTAACTACTACACGGCTAGCACACCAAGTACGCAATCAGGTCAAGTAAGTGCATCTCCTGATACCTTGTTTTTTGGAGTTACACCAATTCCAGGAATAAAAGATTTAAGCATCGATATTATTCCATTAACAGCTATGCGACCCGGCTTTATTACAGGATATTGGATTAATTATAAGAATGAAGGAACCGATACTATAAATAATGTACTGGTAAATTTTATTAAATCTCCGGTAGTAACCCACCTATCACAAAACCCACTGCCTACTTATGTTCTAGGAGATACACTTCGATGGCTAATTCCTACATTGGTGCCCAATCAAACAGGTTTTATACGCGTTACAGAGAGGGTTGGTCTTGGAGCTGTATTGGGAAACATTGAACTTACTCAAGCAAGTATAACTCCAATTGTTGCTGATACAACACCCTATTCAAACTATGCAGTTATTCGTGAAGAAGTTGTAGGCTCTTATGATCCTAATGATAAAACAGTTACAAACGATAGTGTTTTAGTTAATACCAATGATTACTTATACTACACTATTCGTTTTCAAAATACAGGTACCGATACTGCATTTAATATAATGGTGACTGATACTTTGTCGCAGATGTTAAATGGTGCAAGTTTGGTAACTGTTTCCTCCTCTCATACTTGCAATACGACTATTAAAAACAATGTAGTAAGTTGGTATTTTCCTACTATTTTGCTCCCTGATTCAACTATTAACGAGCCTGCTTCACATGGATTTATAAGGTTCAAAATTTTAAAAACGTCGGGAATTCAAGCAGGAATACAAATTCCGAATTCAGCATCAATTTATTTTGATTACAATAGTCCGGTGATTACCAATACGGCCGTGGTAAGTATTTTGCCGCTAAGCATTCCTGAAATTTCGAACAATCAATTTCAATTATTTCCTAATCCCGCGCACTCATTTGTGCATATAAAATCGTTAACTAATACAAGCTTGGGCGTAGTAAAATTGATGGATATTGATGGGAAACTCATAGAAGAACGTATTATTGAATCTGATATGGTGGATTGGAATGTAAAATATTTGCCCGTTGGTGCCTATATTTTTGTGGGGAAAAACTGGTCTCAAAAAATTGTTAAGCAATAA
- a CDS encoding FAD-dependent oxidoreductase, translating to MAKIITSDVLVIGGGAAGIAAACAAASAGLKVALIERHSYLGGKATAAVVGTLCGLYLRKKNTNAEYVCNGFSKSVAQQLQVLSNTFPQSNADGLHFLPYHPFKFKILADRLLQDAGVELFLHSTLTSCKHAATGIESVSVLVFDEEITFVSKQYIDCSGDALLADKAGIKMCAEDTYQAAAHVFEVHNISAATEHALGFIMLREISKAIEQGKLSSSFQRTSIVPGSMQQNKVLIKVGLPLPISLSLNSVTQIEVEARKLVNELFDFLHSSVSAFTSAILGEVAAESGIRTGKRPIGNYVLNEQDVLSCRKFKTGIANGSWPVEFWEPTKKVHMSYFAEGDYYQIPAECLSANKVSNLYFAGRIISADSTAIASARVIGTCLQTGYAAGKLAAAKIQNTPIELAIEQIRLDQLV from the coding sequence TTGGCAAAAATTATCACAAGTGATGTATTGGTTATTGGAGGCGGTGCCGCTGGAATTGCCGCTGCTTGCGCTGCTGCAAGTGCAGGATTAAAAGTTGCACTAATTGAACGTCATTCGTATTTAGGTGGTAAAGCAACAGCTGCAGTTGTAGGTACTTTATGCGGGTTGTACTTGCGTAAAAAAAATACAAATGCTGAATATGTTTGTAATGGATTTTCAAAAAGTGTTGCTCAACAGTTGCAAGTTCTCAGCAATACATTTCCTCAAAGCAATGCAGACGGATTGCACTTTTTACCTTACCATCCTTTTAAATTTAAAATTTTGGCCGATCGTCTATTACAAGACGCAGGTGTTGAACTGTTTCTGCATAGTACGCTAACATCTTGTAAACATGCTGCGACTGGAATTGAATCGGTTTCTGTGTTGGTATTTGACGAAGAAATTACATTTGTTTCAAAACAGTATATCGATTGTTCAGGTGACGCACTATTAGCAGATAAAGCGGGTATTAAAATGTGTGCAGAAGATACGTATCAAGCAGCTGCTCATGTTTTTGAAGTACACAATATTTCTGCTGCTACCGAACATGCTTTAGGCTTTATTATGCTTCGCGAAATATCCAAAGCAATAGAACAAGGAAAACTCTCTTCTTCGTTTCAACGTACTTCAATTGTTCCCGGTTCGATGCAACAAAATAAAGTACTTATAAAAGTTGGACTTCCTTTGCCTATCTCACTTAGCTTGAATTCAGTTACACAAATTGAAGTAGAAGCCAGGAAATTGGTGAACGAACTTTTTGATTTTTTACATAGCTCTGTATCTGCTTTTACATCTGCAATTTTAGGTGAAGTAGCTGCCGAAAGTGGCATCAGAACCGGAAAGCGCCCAATTGGCAACTATGTTTTAAATGAACAGGATGTACTCTCTTGTCGTAAATTCAAAACCGGAATAGCTAATGGCTCTTGGCCGGTAGAATTTTGGGAGCCTACAAAAAAGGTACACATGAGTTATTTTGCAGAAGGCGATTATTATCAAATTCCAGCCGAGTGCCTGAGTGCAAATAAGGTAAGTAACCTGTATTTTGCCGGTAGAATAATTTCTGCCGACAGCACAGCTATCGCTAGCGCTAGAGTAATTGGCACTTGTTTACAAACAGGATACGCAGCAGGAAAACTTGCTGCTGCAAAAATTCAAAATACTCCAATTGAACTGGCCATTGAGCAAATCAGATTGGATCAATTAGTTTAA
- a CDS encoding acyloxyacyl hydrolase, whose amino-acid sequence MRKLLLAGCFLTNFIFSAKASDTLIKRAPLHYQFAQNVGKAIANQPTFPKVKSLFISELSVARQCIGNERWHQEYNFPESALNVIYGTLGNKEVLGDVFAIFPSLNFEKKSSSRLIFQKKIGFGFAYFNRPYNLQNNSSNIVIGSTVTAVASLVLGASYQLSEYINLQAGGAYYHFSNAHYQLPNLGLNSLSFRLGISYYPTKKQSNFVKQEAINYTKKFKLNLKIGMGINERGGTFGPSNGPKYPIYLASVFASKRYSAKGIFQIGVEGNFNTGAYDYIVSNEVFSSQQKLKSTTSLFFLGHEYLWKHLSFVLQGGVFMHNPLYRELLSQQRTITFKQHLKSLFTTKFGFQYYLKNTYSKFSNQLYIGSYVKANLGQADYWENSIGFCF is encoded by the coding sequence ATGAGAAAGTTGTTGCTTGCTGGCTGCTTTTTGACAAATTTTATTTTCAGCGCAAAAGCTTCCGATACACTTATTAAACGTGCTCCATTGCATTATCAGTTTGCACAGAATGTGGGTAAAGCAATTGCCAATCAACCAACATTTCCAAAAGTAAAATCGCTTTTTATTAGCGAGCTTTCAGTTGCTCGACAATGCATTGGAAATGAACGTTGGCACCAGGAATACAATTTTCCGGAGAGTGCTTTAAATGTAATTTATGGAACGCTTGGAAACAAGGAAGTACTGGGAGATGTTTTCGCAATTTTTCCTAGTTTGAATTTTGAAAAGAAAAGTTCAAGTAGGTTAATTTTTCAGAAAAAAATAGGATTCGGATTTGCTTATTTTAATAGGCCTTACAATCTTCAAAACAATTCTTCAAATATTGTTATTGGATCTACTGTCACGGCTGTAGCATCATTAGTACTAGGAGCTAGCTATCAGCTTTCCGAATATATTAATTTGCAAGCCGGAGGAGCATATTATCATTTTAGCAATGCACATTATCAATTACCAAATCTTGGATTAAACTCATTGAGTTTTCGATTGGGGATTAGTTATTATCCGACTAAAAAGCAAAGCAATTTTGTAAAGCAAGAAGCCATCAACTATACTAAAAAATTTAAGTTGAATTTAAAAATAGGCATGGGAATAAATGAGCGTGGAGGAACCTTTGGACCTAGTAATGGACCAAAATATCCCATTTATTTGGCTTCGGTTTTTGCAAGTAAACGCTATAGTGCCAAAGGAATATTTCAGATTGGAGTAGAAGGAAACTTTAATACAGGAGCTTATGATTACATAGTATCGAATGAAGTATTTTCATCTCAGCAAAAATTGAAGAGCACTACTTCACTATTTTTTCTGGGTCATGAATACCTTTGGAAACATTTAAGTTTTGTGCTTCAAGGCGGAGTGTTTATGCATAACCCCCTATATCGTGAATTGCTTTCACAACAACGAACAATCACTTTTAAACAACATTTAAAATCGCTCTTTACTACAAAGTTTGGATTTCAATATTATTTAAAAAATACCTATTCAAAATTTAGTAACCAGTTATACATTGGGTCCTATGTAAAAGCAAATTTAGGTCAAGCAGATTATTGGGAAAATAGTATAGGATTTTGTTTTTAA
- a CDS encoding T9SS type A sorting domain-containing protein produces the protein MKKILTLSFVLTLSTYIYAQLPSYVPSTGLVAWWPFNGNAADSSGNLNNGTVNGATLTAGHSGIANNAYSFNGSSSYIAVPTNFANSFSAGKMTVSAWVYFNVNADWSSIIKNWGSVTTGAFHFGLSGLSQKLHLQITQSTGTTLNALAPTTITLNTWHHVAFTLDGTFMHLYQDGVEVGTPVSYNGTLKTSFQYTNIGVKPGTTQLPAPSFSGYHNGKLDDIGVWSRALNQAEITALYNGSGPNRVSKLETTNLVNIQPNPSNGTILVNTDQSLFSASNTIQVINALGEVVLCEPLDFTSKTLSITAGKGIYFLQVLDERKRVLQTSKVVVE, from the coding sequence ATGAAAAAAATCTTAACCCTTTCCTTCGTTCTTACCTTATCAACTTATATCTATGCGCAACTGCCATCGTATGTGCCTAGTACCGGACTAGTAGCATGGTGGCCATTCAATGGCAATGCCGCTGATAGTAGTGGGAATTTGAATAATGGAACAGTAAATGGTGCAACTTTAACTGCCGGACATAGTGGTATTGCCAACAATGCATATAGTTTTAATGGAAGTAGCAGCTACATTGCCGTACCAACCAATTTTGCGAATTCTTTTTCTGCCGGAAAAATGACGGTTTCGGCTTGGGTATATTTTAATGTTAATGCCGATTGGTCGAGCATAATTAAAAACTGGGGAAGCGTTACAACCGGAGCTTTTCATTTTGGCTTAAGCGGACTATCTCAGAAACTTCATCTACAAATTACCCAATCAACCGGAACAACTTTAAATGCTTTAGCGCCTACGACTATTACTTTAAACACTTGGCACCATGTTGCTTTTACTTTAGATGGTACTTTCATGCATTTGTATCAGGATGGAGTAGAAGTAGGAACTCCGGTAAGTTATAATGGAACTTTAAAAACATCCTTTCAATATACCAATATTGGTGTAAAACCGGGAACAACACAATTGCCAGCGCCAAGTTTTAGCGGGTATCATAATGGCAAACTCGACGATATTGGTGTATGGAGTAGAGCGCTTAATCAAGCTGAAATTACTGCATTGTACAATGGCAGTGGACCAAACAGAGTTTCTAAATTGGAAACAACTAATCTGGTAAACATACAACCGAATCCTTCAAACGGAACTATTTTAGTGAATACAGATCAGTCACTTTTTTCTGCAAGCAATACTATTCAAGTAATTAATGCGCTTGGAGAAGTTGTTTTATGTGAACCACTTGATTTTACAAGTAAAACTTTAAGTATCACTGCAGGTAAAGGAATTTACTTTTTGCAAGTTTTGGACGAGCGTAAACGTGTATTGCAAACTAGTAAAGTAGTTGTTGAATAA
- a CDS encoding TonB-dependent receptor, with amino-acid sequence MKRGNFLSFMRGQYNLRYEYDKHSPLNDSLKALNKPDLKFEITTHTGEINWEHNRINKFTGSIGISGISQGNTYEGRALIPNFYNYGAGVFMIERWKKNKFEIEGGVRYDYKRLQIYKYEYVGNGNYELISPIHKFENLTGNLGFIFKNDSALSISLNIGTAWRAPSVNELYSNGLHHGAAALEFGDNTLRSEKTNNAILTARYTPIKRLNIEVSPFIHFIDNFIYRQPASTPILTIHGAFPAFYYKQTNATLKGCDIYLNFKLAQSIELSQKASLLRAWNKTENEWLIMMPSDRYETEFTYRLKQVRKVNSAYVSASILYVTKQWRVPANSDFALPPDAYYTVNLHASCNILLNKQPVELGISVFNLLDKSYRDYLDRFRYFTDAMGRNFALRIKIPFNIQAHK; translated from the coding sequence GTGAAAAGGGGAAACTTTCTTTCATTTATGCGAGGGCAGTATAATTTGCGTTACGAATACGACAAACATTCACCCTTAAATGATTCTTTGAAAGCCCTCAATAAACCTGATCTTAAATTTGAAATAACAACGCATACAGGTGAAATTAATTGGGAACACAATCGAATAAATAAGTTTACCGGCAGTATTGGAATAAGCGGTATTAGCCAAGGAAACACTTATGAAGGCAGGGCACTTATCCCAAATTTCTACAATTATGGAGCAGGTGTTTTTATGATTGAACGCTGGAAGAAAAATAAATTTGAAATTGAAGGTGGTGTTCGCTATGATTATAAAAGGTTGCAAATTTACAAGTATGAATATGTAGGAAACGGGAATTATGAGTTAATTAGCCCGATACATAAGTTTGAAAACCTCACCGGGAATTTGGGTTTTATATTTAAAAACGATTCTGCTTTATCTATTTCGTTGAATATTGGAACTGCTTGGAGAGCACCTTCAGTAAATGAACTATACAGTAACGGATTGCATCACGGTGCTGCGGCACTGGAGTTTGGAGACAATACACTTCGTTCAGAAAAAACCAACAATGCAATTTTAACAGCACGTTATACACCTATAAAGCGATTAAACATTGAAGTATCTCCATTTATTCACTTCATTGATAATTTTATTTATAGGCAACCGGCATCAACTCCAATACTCACTATTCATGGTGCTTTTCCTGCTTTTTATTACAAACAAACCAATGCAACATTAAAAGGCTGTGATATCTATTTAAATTTCAAACTCGCTCAATCAATCGAACTCAGTCAAAAAGCTTCTCTGCTGCGAGCGTGGAACAAAACCGAAAATGAATGGCTCATTATGATGCCTTCTGACAGATATGAAACAGAATTCACCTATCGACTAAAACAAGTTAGAAAAGTAAATTCTGCCTATGTATCTGCTTCCATTTTATATGTGACTAAACAATGGCGTGTGCCTGCTAACAGTGATTTTGCATTACCTCCGGATGCTTATTATACTGTGAACCTTCATGCTTCATGTAATATTTTGCTAAACAAACAGCCCGTTGAATTAGGTATAAGTGTATTTAACTTATTGGATAAATCGTACAGAGATTATTTAGATAGGTTCAGATATTTTACGGATGCGATGGGAAGAAATTTTGCTTTACGGATAAAGATTCCGTTTAACATTCAAGCACATAAATAG
- a CDS encoding TonB-dependent receptor plug domain-containing protein: protein MAQADSCKGALMGKVIDEHDKSILDLANVYIVELKRGAVSDSNGYYKIPDICDGFYTLRISHIGCETITEKMLIKGITRKNFYTEHHSELLKYVEISAIKAVDQTTQSKTDISEEKLNQAKGQSLGDALKSVTGVNTLNTGNSVSKPVIHGMHSNRILILNNGIRQEGQQWGVEHAPEVDPFIATKIAVIKGANSIRYGSDAIAGVVLVEPKPLRDSAGIGGEVNLVGMSNGKSGTASAYLEGNFKKLNPLSWRVQGTLKQGGNISTPNYVLVNTGLKEYNFSYALGWNKKKYGAEVFYSQFNTTIGIFSASHIGNLSDLNRAFNSAVPLETGSFTYAIGRPYQHIEHELLKIKSFIRTGEKGKLSFIYARAV from the coding sequence ATGGCACAAGCTGACTCATGTAAAGGTGCTTTGATGGGGAAAGTTATTGATGAACATGATAAAAGTATACTTGATCTAGCTAACGTTTATATTGTTGAATTAAAGCGTGGCGCTGTAAGCGATAGTAATGGCTATTACAAAATTCCGGATATCTGTGACGGATTTTATACATTACGTATATCTCATATTGGTTGCGAAACCATTACTGAGAAAATGCTGATTAAAGGAATAACTAGAAAGAATTTTTATACTGAGCACCATTCAGAATTATTGAAATATGTTGAGATATCAGCAATAAAAGCGGTTGATCAAACAACACAAAGCAAAACAGATATTTCTGAAGAAAAGCTTAATCAGGCAAAGGGACAATCCTTAGGCGATGCATTAAAAAGTGTAACCGGAGTTAATACGCTTAATACAGGAAATTCAGTTTCAAAGCCTGTAATACATGGTATGCACAGTAACCGTATACTTATTTTGAATAATGGAATTCGTCAGGAAGGACAGCAATGGGGAGTTGAACATGCTCCCGAAGTTGATCCGTTTATTGCTACCAAAATAGCTGTAATAAAAGGCGCTAACAGTATTCGATATGGTTCGGATGCAATTGCCGGCGTAGTATTAGTTGAACCAAAGCCTTTAAGGGATTCGGCAGGTATTGGCGGCGAAGTAAATTTGGTAGGGATGAGCAATGGTAAATCAGGAACAGCTTCTGCCTATTTAGAAGGAAATTTTAAGAAGCTCAATCCGCTTTCATGGCGAGTTCAAGGAACCTTAAAACAAGGAGGGAATATTTCAACTCCTAATTATGTTTTGGTAAACACAGGTTTGAAGGAATATAATTTTTCATATGCTTTAGGATGGAATAAAAAGAAGTATGGAGCTGAAGTATTTTACAGCCAGTTTAATACAACCATTGGTATTTTCAGTGCATCACACATCGGTAATCTTTCTGACTTAAATAGAGCCTTCAATTCTGCGGTACCGCTCGAAACGGGTAGTTTTACTTATGCCATTGGCAGACCTTATCAGCACATTGAACATGAGCTTTTAAAAATTAAGTCATTTATTAGAACCGGTGAAAAGGGGAAACTTTCTTTCATTTATGCGAGGGCAGTATAA
- a CDS encoding 4a-hydroxytetrahydrobiopterin dehydratase translates to MWQEENNALTKSFQFKDFSEAFSFMTRVAFLAEKMNHHPNWSNVYNQVNIRLSTHDAGNTVTDKDRKLAAAIDRITLI, encoded by the coding sequence ATGTGGCAAGAAGAAAATAATGCACTTACAAAATCGTTTCAATTTAAAGACTTTAGTGAAGCATTTTCATTTATGACTCGTGTTGCTTTTCTTGCCGAAAAAATGAACCATCATCCCAATTGGAGCAATGTTTATAATCAAGTTAACATTCGTTTAAGCACACACGATGCTGGAAATACAGTTACTGACAAGGATAGAAAATTGGCGGCGGCTATCGATAGAATTACATTGATCTAA
- a CDS encoding esterase family protein, whose protein sequence is MKEQYFKWHNKHINQDMEMLVFGEKGYPVIIYPTSMGSYTQNKDFNLIEAVEWFVNSGLIKVYTPSSIDNDSWYDKKIHPRQRVLNHMNYEKAILEDVVHRAMQETGSAKVAMAGCSFGAYHATNFSFRHPELVGYLINMGGAFDIKMQLDGYYDDNCYYNNPPDFLPGLENPYLYEMGIVFGTGEHDSCLDKNQRMSAILREKGIPHWLDVRPGANHDWPVWREMLPTYISQLNLGK, encoded by the coding sequence ATGAAAGAACAGTATTTTAAATGGCACAATAAACACATCAACCAAGACATGGAGATGTTGGTTTTTGGCGAAAAAGGCTATCCTGTGATTATTTATCCAACCTCCATGGGTAGCTACACCCAAAACAAAGACTTCAATCTTATTGAGGCCGTTGAATGGTTTGTAAACAGTGGCTTAATTAAAGTTTATACCCCATCGAGTATTGATAACGATAGTTGGTATGATAAGAAAATTCATCCTCGTCAGCGAGTACTCAATCATATGAATTATGAAAAAGCCATACTTGAAGATGTTGTTCATCGCGCTATGCAGGAAACCGGTTCAGCTAAAGTGGCCATGGCCGGTTGTAGTTTTGGTGCTTACCATGCTACCAACTTTTCGTTTAGGCATCCCGAACTAGTTGGCTACTTAATTAACATGGGTGGTGCTTTCGACATTAAAATGCAATTGGATGGATATTATGACGATAATTGTTATTACAACAATCCACCCGATTTTTTACCAGGACTCGAAAATCCTTACTTGTATGAAATGGGAATTGTATTTGGCACTGGTGAACATGATTCGTGCTTAGATAAAAATCAACGTATGAGTGCTATTTTGCGCGAAAAAGGAATACCGCATTGGCTCGATGTGCGCCCCGGAGCAAATCATGATTGGCCCGTTTGGAGAGAAATGCTGCCAACCTATATTTCGCAACTTAATTTAGGAAAATAA